CCGGTTCTTTTTAAACACAATCGTGCGAATCGTAATGCAAGCGTCCATATTGCCCGAGAAGCCCAAATATCCAATTGCCCCTGCATAGGGTCCACGTGCTTCCCGCTCCAACTCAGCAATAATCTCCATGGCCCGCAGCTTTGGTGCCCCTGATACGGTGCCGGCTGGCAGACAAGACAGGAAGGCATCGAAGAAATCTTTGTCCTCACGTAGCTCACCCGACACATTGGAAACAATGTGCATGACATGGGAATAGCGTTCAATCTCCATAAACGTATCGCATTTGACTGTGCCAAACTGTGATACACGGCCTAAATCATTTCTTCCCAAATCGACCAGCATCAGATGTTCTGCACGCTCTTTTTCATCGTTTAACAGTTCTTCAGCAAGTGCCACATCTTCTGTCTCCGTTACCCCACGCGGTCTCGTTCCTGCAATAGGACGGGTTTCTACCCGGCCGTTTTCCACCTTGACGAGTGCCTCAGGCGAAGTGCCTACGATGATCTCGTCATCCATTTTCAAATAATACATATATGGCGACGGGTTCATCGTGCGCAGCACGCGGTATACCTGTAAAGGAGAGGCCTCTGTATCAATGTGAAAACGCTGGGATAGTACAACCTGAAAAATATCACCGGAGCGGATATACTCCTTCGCCTGCTCTACGTTTGATATAAACTGTTCCTTCGTCACATTGGATTGAATCTCACCCAGTTCCACATCATCTGGAATGGAGGCCGATCCTAATCGCTCAGGCTGAGGCTGCTTGCGCAGATACTGTGCCGTTTCCTCCAACTTGCGTTCCACATCAGCATAAGCAGCTCGAATATCCTCATCGCGGAACCCTTCGCCTACATGAACATTGCCAACCAGCAAAATTTGCTGTTTCACATGATCAAAGACAATGACTTGATCGCAGAACATAAAACGAATATCATCCATATTCAAATCATCTACCGAGTGCTCTGGCAGCTTTTCATAGTATTGAAGCAGGTCATATCCAAAAAATCCGATAGCCCCGCCTGTAAATGGAGGCATTTCTTTCAGTTTCGGACTGCGGTATTTACGTAGCAATGCTTTGAGCGCTTCAATCGGCTTGTCGTTTAATATTTGCCGTTTACCGTGTTGTTCCAATATCAAACGTCCTTTTTTACCCGAGACCATTAGAAACGGGTCTGTACCGATGAACGAATGTCGCGCCCACTGCTCGCCTCCCTCTACACTCTCTAGCAGAAAGGCACGGTCCCGCTCGGCATACCGACGGAAAATCCGAATCGGCGTCTCCATATCAGCCAGCACTTTTTTGTACACAGGAATCAGGTTAAATTCACTCGCCATCGTTATCACTTGCTCCACATGCGGCGTTAACATGAGATCACTTCCTTTCCAAATTGGCGCAGAACCAAAGGAGAGAATATAAGAAAAACGTCTATCGACGTACCTTCACGGAGGCCAGACCGCGTGTAGCGGAAGTTTTTCTTGCGATTATAGAATTGTTCAGCTCCGCTGAAAATTTTATAAATTGTATAATCGTAAAAAAGCCTCTACCGGTAAGGTAGAGGCTGTCAGTTATTGAAATTATAAGAATGCTCCATATGTAAAATGACTACAGCAAATTGATAAGTATACACTCATCCCTTTGGTTTAACCGCGCAGGTTGCCTCAAATAAGCTTCTCTGTAGAAGAATATCTCTTCATAGACAAAAGCTTACCCGCTACC
The Paenibacillus peoriae DNA segment above includes these coding regions:
- the trpE gene encoding anthranilate synthase component I gives rise to the protein MLTPHVEQVITMASEFNLIPVYKKVLADMETPIRIFRRYAERDRAFLLESVEGGEQWARHSFIGTDPFLMVSGKKGRLILEQHGKRQILNDKPIEALKALLRKYRSPKLKEMPPFTGGAIGFFGYDLLQYYEKLPEHSVDDLNMDDIRFMFCDQVIVFDHVKQQILLVGNVHVGEGFRDEDIRAAYADVERKLEETAQYLRKQPQPERLGSASIPDDVELGEIQSNVTKEQFISNVEQAKEYIRSGDIFQVVLSQRFHIDTEASPLQVYRVLRTMNPSPYMYYLKMDDEIIVGTSPEALVKVENGRVETRPIAGTRPRGVTETEDVALAEELLNDEKERAEHLMLVDLGRNDLGRVSQFGTVKCDTFMEIERYSHVMHIVSNVSGELREDKDFFDAFLSCLPAGTVSGAPKLRAMEIIAELEREARGPYAGAIGYLGFSGNMDACITIRTIVFKKNRAYVQAGAGIVWDSVPESEYQETVNKAKALLKAIRTAEVMFPATTQPYNSVINQDYLYTP